A part of Desulfonatronovibrio magnus genomic DNA contains:
- a CDS encoding efflux RND transporter permease subunit — MPSTPVQSFLKPFITSYLAPILLFLSLSLGILAMNITPHEEEPQIVVPMADVIVDVPGASAREVEKLVATRLEKLLWQLNGVEYVYSSSQRDRAIVTVRFFVGQNLEESLVRLHNQIFMHKDQVPSIVSDWIIKPVSIDDVPILNITLFSDKYSDYELRRFGVELLARLSEVENVSRTGVYGGRRGQVLVELDPQAMAGRGISPARIYQAIDNADYSLTLGHFPQGNRLFQVLGDAWLTHEDQVADLVIENIDGLPVYLKDVARVTYGPAEPEYYTRLGLSESYQKSASMQHLPLSMPSVTLALAKKQGASAVAVADSILDKLDELAEVFLPSGVYTEVTRNYGLTAHEKVSDLFRSLFFAVTTVVLVLSLTLGWRPALVVGLAIPVSFSLALFGSYLLGYTINRVTLFALILSLGLVVDDPITNVDNVKRHMAMGGKDPANAVLSGVSEVLVPVVMSTLAIIACFLPLFFITGMMGPYMAPMAANVPLTVTFSTLCAVTIVPWLCHRFLKSTPVSSTVSEHQGVPNWLSHGYRKIMLPFLNSPWLRRALFALVAVMLLTAVSLAIFRFVPLKMLPFDNKDEFQVVINMPEGSTLEQTDAVLRDFEAYFSYIPEITTFTSYAGMSSPMDFNAMVRQYYARERANQGDIRINLLPRKERTTDSHALILSMRRDLENIALRYGAVMELVEVPPGPPVLATIVAEIYAEPHKTYPEMISAAEHVKKIMMEKEFIRDVDYSAQYPHKRYDFVLDRTKAALHGLDAREIMQNMNIFIKGATPAQLHSANNREALDIRIVLPLEKRAGITNLEQLQMVSQTGHLIPIGELGHFEKVAADEPVLHKNLRRVVYVTAEMAGQPPGEAILDMKSSLKANPLPQGFIVDWQGEGEWKITIDVFRDLGLAFAFALGAIYLLLIIQTGSLGLPLLIMSAIPLTLMGIMPGFFLLNLIVGKEVDGFADPVFFTATAMIGMIALGGIVIRNSLVLIDFISSALKKGLDLTEAILQSGAVRLRPIVLTALTTAIGVWPITRDPVFSGLAWALIFGLIASTMFTLILIPISYYLFFRPKTNHP; from the coding sequence ATGCCCAGCACTCCCGTCCAGTCCTTCCTTAAGCCTTTTATCACTTCCTATCTTGCCCCGATTCTGCTTTTCCTGTCCCTTTCTCTCGGCATTCTGGCCATGAACATTACTCCGCATGAAGAAGAGCCGCAAATTGTGGTGCCCATGGCAGATGTCATAGTGGATGTACCAGGAGCAAGCGCCCGGGAAGTGGAAAAACTCGTGGCAACCAGGCTGGAAAAACTCTTGTGGCAATTAAACGGTGTCGAATATGTTTACTCCAGTTCACAAAGAGACAGAGCAATTGTAACCGTACGCTTTTTTGTGGGCCAGAACTTGGAAGAATCCCTGGTCCGGCTGCACAACCAGATCTTCATGCACAAGGATCAGGTCCCTTCCATAGTGTCGGACTGGATAATCAAACCTGTAAGTATTGATGATGTTCCCATTCTAAATATTACACTTTTTTCTGATAAATACAGTGATTATGAACTACGCCGATTTGGTGTCGAACTCCTGGCCAGGCTGTCTGAAGTTGAAAACGTATCCAGAACCGGGGTTTACGGCGGCAGGCGTGGCCAGGTTCTGGTGGAGTTAGACCCGCAGGCCATGGCTGGCCGGGGGATTTCACCAGCCCGGATATATCAGGCCATAGACAATGCTGATTACTCTCTGACTTTGGGGCATTTTCCCCAGGGCAACAGGCTTTTTCAGGTACTGGGAGATGCCTGGCTTACCCATGAGGATCAGGTAGCTGATCTGGTAATCGAGAACATAGATGGCCTGCCTGTATATTTAAAAGATGTAGCCCGTGTTACCTACGGCCCAGCCGAACCTGAGTACTATACCCGCCTGGGTTTATCTGAAAGTTATCAGAAAAGTGCTTCAATGCAGCACTTACCGTTGTCTATGCCTTCAGTCACCCTGGCCCTGGCCAAAAAACAGGGAGCCAGTGCTGTGGCTGTGGCAGACAGTATTCTTGACAAACTGGATGAACTGGCAGAAGTTTTTTTGCCTTCAGGCGTTTACACTGAAGTCACCCGTAATTATGGCCTGACTGCCCATGAAAAGGTCAGCGATCTTTTTCGCTCCCTGTTCTTTGCTGTTACTACGGTAGTTCTGGTCCTAAGCCTTACTCTTGGATGGCGTCCGGCACTGGTGGTGGGACTGGCCATACCAGTAAGTTTTTCACTGGCCCTTTTTGGCAGCTACCTGCTTGGCTACACCATCAACCGGGTCACCCTTTTTGCACTTATCCTCTCTCTCGGACTCGTTGTAGACGACCCCATTACCAATGTGGACAATGTTAAACGTCATATGGCCATGGGAGGAAAGGATCCGGCAAACGCTGTGCTCAGCGGGGTCAGCGAAGTGCTTGTACCTGTGGTCATGTCTACCCTGGCCATTATTGCCTGCTTCCTGCCTCTTTTTTTCATAACCGGCATGATGGGACCCTACATGGCCCCCATGGCTGCCAATGTTCCCCTGACAGTTACATTTTCTACATTATGTGCTGTAACCATAGTACCATGGCTGTGCCACCGTTTTTTAAAGAGCACACCTGTAAGCAGCACTGTATCAGAACATCAGGGAGTTCCAAACTGGCTTTCGCACGGCTACAGAAAAATCATGCTTCCTTTCCTGAACTCACCCTGGCTGCGCCGCGCCCTGTTCGCCCTGGTTGCAGTCATGCTTCTGACAGCTGTTTCTCTGGCCATATTCAGATTTGTACCCCTGAAGATGCTCCCGTTTGACAATAAGGATGAATTTCAGGTCGTAATAAATATGCCTGAAGGTTCTACTCTGGAGCAGACAGACGCTGTTTTGCGAGATTTTGAAGCGTATTTTTCCTACATCCCCGAGATAACAACTTTTACCAGCTATGCCGGCATGTCTTCCCCCATGGACTTCAACGCCATGGTCAGACAGTACTATGCCAGAGAAAGAGCCAATCAGGGCGATATCCGCATAAATCTTCTGCCCAGAAAAGAAAGAACGACTGACAGCCATGCACTGATACTTTCCATGCGAAGGGATCTGGAGAACATCGCTCTAAGATATGGAGCTGTAATGGAGCTAGTGGAAGTTCCCCCTGGACCGCCTGTGCTGGCTACCATAGTGGCAGAAATATATGCTGAACCTCATAAAACATACCCGGAAATGATATCCGCAGCAGAGCATGTGAAAAAAATAATGATGGAAAAGGAATTTATCCGGGATGTGGATTACAGCGCCCAATACCCGCACAAGCGTTATGATTTTGTCCTGGATCGAACCAAGGCAGCACTTCATGGCTTAGATGCCCGGGAAATAATGCAAAATATGAATATTTTCATTAAAGGAGCAACTCCGGCTCAGTTGCACAGCGCCAATAACAGGGAAGCCCTTGATATCCGCATTGTCCTGCCCTTAGAAAAACGGGCAGGCATAACAAATCTTGAGCAGTTGCAAATGGTCTCTCAAACCGGCCATCTCATCCCCATAGGCGAACTGGGACACTTTGAAAAAGTTGCTGCAGACGAGCCTGTCCTGCATAAAAATCTGCGCCGTGTAGTTTATGTTACTGCAGAAATGGCTGGACAGCCTCCAGGTGAAGCCATTCTGGATATGAAGTCCAGCCTCAAGGCCAACCCGCTCCCTCAAGGTTTTATTGTGGACTGGCAAGGTGAAGGAGAATGGAAAATAACCATAGATGTGTTCAGAGATCTCGGACTGGCCTTTGCATTTGCTCTGGGTGCTATTTATCTGCTGTTAATCATTCAGACTGGATCCCTGGGACTGCCCCTGCTTATAATGTCTGCCATTCCTTTGACCCTGATGGGCATCATGCCTGGATTCTTTCTTTTGAATCTGATAGTTGGCAAAGAAGTGGACGGCTTTGCCGATCCGGTCTTTTTTACAGCAACTGCCATGATCGGCATGATTGCTTTGGGCGGAATAGTTATTCGTAATTCCCTGGTGCTTATTGATTTTATCAGCTCAGCTCTAAAAAAAGGGCTGGATCTTACTGAGGCAATCCTGCAAAGCGGCGCAGTCAGGTTAAGACCTATTGTGCTTACTGCTCTGACTACAGCCATTGGGGTCTGGCCCATAACCAGGGACCCAGTTTTTTCCGGACTGGCCTGGGCCCTGATTTTTGGGCTTATTGCCTCCACAATGTTTACTCTGATCCTGATTCCCATAAGTTACTACTTATTTTTCAGGCCAAAGACTAACCACCCTTAG
- a CDS encoding efflux RND transporter periplasmic adaptor subunit: MNYLRFISFMFFFSGFLIPVNSVHANDSDQLYLEVQKKQITHYYEAIGTIRPKENPTISSRVQAEVLEVLVNPGDEVEPGQLMIRLDDREFKSRQKQAVEQYQAARAAVRQTEQETARARAVLDEASLEYDRHKDLYARNVVSRQELDRTASTYYQALAAHKSTLMAGRNALHSEAAVREKVKEQNVLLQYTEIRAANSGQVVQRFTHPGDMASPGKALLEMQSRNLPRLETTIPERLISRIALDQQHIVRVDSMKTKFQGRVVEIAPQADRAVRSFLIKLDIEPGTHVLYSGMLARLLLPLEHEDVILIPENAVRFLGQLETVMVMEGDKTQFRHIRSGRQINNMIEILSGLNVGEKIVIEQEGSN; encoded by the coding sequence ATGAACTATCTAAGATTTATCTCTTTTATGTTTTTCTTTTCAGGCTTTCTCATTCCAGTGAACTCAGTGCATGCAAATGATTCAGATCAATTGTATTTGGAGGTTCAGAAAAAACAAATTACCCATTATTACGAAGCAATAGGAACTATTCGTCCCAAAGAAAATCCAACCATCAGCTCCCGGGTTCAGGCCGAAGTTCTTGAAGTACTGGTCAATCCCGGTGATGAGGTTGAACCCGGTCAACTTATGATTCGTCTGGACGACAGAGAGTTTAAAAGCCGTCAAAAGCAGGCTGTAGAGCAGTATCAGGCTGCCAGAGCTGCTGTAAGACAGACTGAACAGGAAACTGCCAGGGCCCGGGCTGTTTTGGATGAAGCCTCTCTTGAGTATGACCGACATAAAGATCTTTATGCCCGCAATGTTGTTTCCAGGCAGGAACTCGACAGAACCGCCTCCACATATTATCAGGCTTTGGCCGCACATAAGTCCACGCTTATGGCCGGCCGGAATGCACTGCATAGTGAGGCTGCAGTTAGAGAGAAAGTTAAAGAACAGAACGTCTTGCTTCAATATACTGAGATCAGAGCAGCTAACTCAGGCCAGGTTGTACAAAGGTTTACGCACCCGGGTGACATGGCTTCGCCAGGTAAGGCTTTACTTGAAATGCAATCCAGAAACCTCCCACGCTTGGAGACCACTATCCCTGAAAGGCTAATTTCACGTATAGCTTTGGATCAGCAACATATTGTCAGGGTTGATTCTATGAAAACAAAGTTCCAGGGCAGGGTTGTTGAGATTGCGCCCCAGGCTGATAGGGCTGTACGCAGTTTTCTCATTAAGCTGGATATTGAGCCTGGCACGCATGTTCTTTATTCTGGAATGCTTGCCAGACTGTTACTTCCTTTAGAACATGAAGACGTGATTCTTATACCGGAAAATGCTGTTCGCTTTCTAGGCCAGTTGGAGACAGTCATGGTCATGGAAGGTGACAAAACACAGTTCAGACATATTCGCTCCGGCAGACAAATCAATAATATGATCGAAATTCTTTCTGGTTTAAATGTCGGTGAAAAAATTGTCATTGAACAGGAAGGTTCCAATTAA
- a CDS encoding UDP-glucuronic acid decarboxylase family protein: MINYFRKTALITGGAGFIGSHLCDRLINDGYSVLCVDNYFTGSRDSIAHLLESDHFETLRHDITFPLYVEVDEIWNLACPASPIHYQRDPVQTTKVSIMGAINMLGLAKRLGCKIFQASTSEVYGDPEVHPQVESYTGNVNPIGPRSCYDEGKRCAETLFFDYKRKHNLEIRVARIFNTYGPRMHPADGRVVSNFIIQALKNEPITLYGDGMQTRSFCYIDDLVDGFIKLMNNDEGFQGPLNLGNPGEFTVRELAETIVELTNSKSDLVRRPLPEDDPQKRRPDISLAREKIGWEPKIPLEEGLKKTIVYFEELVRQGCERCS, encoded by the coding sequence ATGATCAATTACTTCAGGAAAACTGCCCTTATTACAGGGGGCGCAGGGTTTATTGGGTCTCATCTTTGCGACAGATTAATTAATGACGGATATTCAGTTCTTTGTGTGGATAACTACTTTACAGGCAGCAGGGACAGTATTGCACACCTTCTGGAAAGTGATCATTTTGAGACCTTGCGTCATGATATTACGTTTCCATTATATGTAGAAGTTGATGAGATTTGGAATCTGGCCTGCCCTGCCTCGCCTATACATTATCAGCGTGATCCTGTTCAAACCACCAAAGTCAGCATAATGGGTGCCATTAATATGCTGGGACTGGCCAAAAGGCTGGGCTGTAAAATTTTCCAGGCTTCCACCAGCGAGGTTTATGGTGATCCAGAAGTGCATCCTCAGGTTGAAAGCTATACAGGCAATGTCAATCCCATAGGGCCGCGCTCCTGCTACGATGAGGGCAAGCGCTGCGCAGAGACGTTGTTTTTTGATTATAAGCGCAAGCATAATCTGGAGATAAGAGTTGCCAGAATTTTTAATACATACGGCCCCCGAATGCATCCCGCAGATGGCAGAGTTGTATCCAACTTTATTATTCAGGCTTTGAAGAATGAGCCTATAACTCTTTATGGTGATGGCATGCAGACCAGGTCCTTTTGTTACATTGATGACCTGGTGGACGGATTTATAAAATTGATGAATAACGATGAAGGCTTCCAGGGACCGTTAAATCTGGGCAATCCCGGAGAATTCACAGTAAGAGAGCTTGCCGAGACCATTGTAGAGCTTACTAACAGTAAGTCAGACCTGGTCCGCAGGCCATTGCCTGAAGATGATCCTCAGAAGAGACGTCCAGACATCAGCCTGGCCAGAGAAAAAATTGGCTGGGAACCTAAAATACCCCTTGAAGAGGGCTTGAAAAAAACCATTGTCTATTTTGAGGAGCTGGTCAGACAAGGCTGTGAAAGATGTTCTTAG
- the ileS gene encoding isoleucine--tRNA ligase: MTDYKKTLNLPKTSFPMRANLTQNEPKMLSFWEEINAYQEMVKANVNGKPYVLHDGPPYANGHIHMGTAMNKVLKDIIVKSRNMMGFCAQYVPGWDCHGLPIEHKVAQELKAKGKVVPSIVIRKICREYASKFLDIQRKEFKRLGVMGEWDNPYQTMHPSYEAATARELGNFIKNGSVVRGKKPIYWCIDCETALAEAEVEYDDHTSPSIFVAFPVKDHKVKDTFPQADLDKTFAVIWTTTPWTIPGNMAVAVHPEFEYSLVKADNAHYILATELVSDLSEIFGWKAYEIQGKVQGAELEGIKAAHPFIDRESPLVLASYVTLDSGTGLVHTAPGHGREDYETGMKYGLEVLSPLDDQGRFLSSIDFLEGKNVHEANPLVIEKLENAGLLLNQNKLSHSYPHCWRCKKSVIFRATTQWFISMEKNNLRSRALDAIMNDVQWIPAWGRQRIYSMIENRPDWCISRQRNWGVPIIALLCSKCDHTYMDPEWIFSITDKFEAHERGCDYWFEADLHEVMPDGLTCPGCGSQDWKKEDDILDVWFDSGTSFAAVLEKRKECTYPADMYLEGTDQHRGWFHSSLLASVGTRGQAPYKSVLTHGYVVDGDGRKMSKSLGNVIAPQEIIDKYGAEILRIWVAAVDYQEDVRISDEILNRLVDAYRRIRNTSRYFLGNLFDFDPSEDMVANDELLPLDRYALTLILNKHSTMQKAYEKFEFHKIFHTLHNTCVVELSSFYLDIIKDRLYVYPPKSLERRSAQTALFLMLESMLSNMAPVLSFTAEEIYQHLPQKLKRYGRTVFGLRPDFKDYPGSGQDEKDLWDMVYAVRQEVTKAIEPLRKSKELGHSLDSMVVLYVDEDKFDGLKALEKELGFIFIVSKAVVKPMNQAPEGIFKSQEMDGLMVEVSRAPGEKCSRCWIYNETLDSEMACPRCSGIMKELTLD; encoded by the coding sequence ATGACTGATTATAAAAAGACCCTCAATCTTCCCAAAACTTCTTTTCCCATGCGGGCCAACCTGACCCAGAATGAGCCCAAAATGCTGAGCTTCTGGGAGGAAATCAATGCTTACCAGGAGATGGTTAAGGCCAATGTGAATGGTAAGCCCTATGTGCTGCACGATGGTCCTCCTTACGCCAATGGCCATATCCACATGGGCACGGCCATGAACAAGGTGTTAAAAGATATTATTGTCAAATCCAGAAACATGATGGGCTTTTGCGCGCAGTACGTTCCTGGATGGGATTGTCATGGGCTGCCCATTGAGCATAAGGTAGCTCAGGAACTGAAAGCCAAGGGCAAAGTTGTACCTTCCATTGTGATTCGCAAAATCTGCCGTGAGTATGCGTCTAAATTCTTAGATATTCAGCGTAAGGAATTTAAGCGCCTGGGAGTGATGGGAGAATGGGACAATCCATACCAGACCATGCATCCTTCATACGAGGCAGCAACAGCGAGAGAGCTGGGCAATTTCATTAAAAACGGTTCAGTTGTTCGGGGAAAAAAGCCAATTTACTGGTGCATTGACTGCGAGACAGCACTGGCAGAGGCCGAAGTGGAGTATGATGATCACACATCTCCGTCCATTTTTGTGGCTTTTCCCGTCAAAGATCACAAAGTCAAGGATACTTTTCCCCAGGCAGACTTAGATAAAACTTTTGCGGTCATCTGGACCACCACCCCCTGGACCATACCCGGCAACATGGCTGTAGCTGTTCATCCTGAATTTGAGTACAGTCTGGTCAAGGCAGACAATGCTCACTATATTCTCGCAACTGAACTTGTCTCTGACCTGTCTGAAATTTTCGGTTGGAAGGCTTATGAAATTCAGGGCAAGGTGCAGGGTGCTGAGCTTGAAGGTATAAAGGCCGCTCATCCCTTTATTGATCGCGAATCTCCTCTGGTTCTGGCCAGTTATGTAACTCTGGATTCAGGTACGGGTTTAGTGCATACTGCTCCCGGTCATGGTCGTGAAGACTATGAAACAGGCATGAAGTATGGTCTTGAGGTACTTTCTCCACTTGACGATCAGGGCAGATTTCTATCCAGCATTGACTTTCTTGAAGGTAAAAATGTTCATGAAGCCAATCCGCTGGTAATTGAAAAGCTGGAGAATGCTGGTCTGCTATTGAATCAGAATAAGCTTTCACACTCTTATCCCCATTGCTGGCGCTGCAAAAAATCGGTCATATTCAGGGCCACCACCCAGTGGTTTATCTCCATGGAAAAAAATAACTTACGCTCCAGAGCCTTAGACGCCATCATGAATGATGTTCAATGGATTCCAGCCTGGGGAAGGCAGCGTATCTATTCCATGATTGAAAATCGACCTGACTGGTGCATATCCAGACAGAGAAACTGGGGAGTGCCCATCATAGCACTGCTTTGTTCCAAATGCGACCATACCTATATGGATCCGGAATGGATTTTTTCCATTACTGATAAATTTGAAGCTCATGAGCGAGGTTGCGACTACTGGTTTGAGGCTGACCTCCATGAAGTGATGCCTGATGGTCTGACCTGTCCTGGATGCGGATCACAAGACTGGAAAAAAGAGGACGATATTCTTGATGTCTGGTTTGATTCCGGCACCAGTTTTGCTGCAGTGCTTGAAAAACGCAAGGAATGCACATATCCTGCTGATATGTATCTCGAAGGAACGGATCAGCATAGAGGCTGGTTTCACAGCTCTCTGCTTGCATCTGTCGGTACTCGAGGGCAGGCACCCTACAAATCGGTTTTGACGCACGGTTATGTAGTAGATGGGGATGGACGCAAAATGTCCAAATCTCTCGGCAATGTCATTGCTCCCCAGGAAATTATCGACAAGTATGGAGCTGAGATTTTGCGCATATGGGTAGCTGCAGTGGACTATCAGGAAGATGTGCGCATTTCCGATGAAATACTCAATCGCCTGGTTGATGCTTACCGCAGAATCAGAAATACTTCCCGTTACTTTCTGGGTAACCTTTTTGACTTTGATCCTTCAGAAGATATGGTTGCCAATGATGAACTGCTCCCTCTGGATAGATATGCCTTGACCCTGATTCTAAATAAACACAGCACCATGCAAAAGGCTTATGAAAAATTCGAGTTTCACAAAATTTTTCATACTCTGCATAATACTTGTGTTGTGGAGCTTTCTTCATTTTACTTAGATATCATCAAGGACAGATTGTATGTTTATCCTCCCAAAAGCTTAGAAAGAAGGTCCGCCCAGACAGCTCTTTTCCTGATGCTTGAATCCATGCTCAGCAACATGGCGCCAGTGTTGAGCTTTACTGCTGAAGAAATTTACCAGCATCTTCCTCAGAAGCTTAAAAGGTACGGCCGGACTGTTTTTGGATTAAGGCCTGACTTTAAGGACTACCCTGGTTCAGGTCAGGATGAAAAAGATCTGTGGGATATGGTTTACGCAGTGCGCCAGGAAGTAACCAAAGCTATTGAACCCTTGAGAAAATCCAAGGAACTGGGGCACTCCTTAGACAGCATGGTGGTTTTGTATGTAGACGAAGACAAGTTTGATGGTCTTAAGGCCTTGGAAAAGGAACTGGGCTTTATATTTATTGTGTCCAAGGCAGTTGTTAAGCCCATGAATCAGGCCCCGGAAGGCATATTCAAAAGCCAGGAAATGGACGGACTAATGGTGGAAGTAAGCAGGGCACCTGGTGAAAAATGCTCCAGGTGCTGGATTTACAACGAAACCCTGGATTCTG